The following coding sequences lie in one Azospirillum humicireducens genomic window:
- a CDS encoding urease accessory protein UreE: MTDPARRATRVHARGHWPAEQADGTVTLAFDDRFRRRMAMTDDAGGGFLLDLPRAVALDDGDGLELTDGSFLRVVAAPEELMEVRVPGPVEAFARVAWHLGNRHLPVQIVGDSIRLRRDHVIEDMLKGLGAEVRDVTAPFMPEGGAYGGHSHGGGHGHSH, encoded by the coding sequence ATGACCGACCCCGCCCGTCGCGCCACCCGAGTCCATGCCCGCGGCCATTGGCCCGCCGAGCAGGCGGACGGCACCGTGACTCTCGCCTTCGATGACCGCTTCCGCCGCCGCATGGCGATGACCGACGATGCCGGCGGCGGCTTCCTGCTCGACCTGCCGCGGGCGGTGGCGCTGGACGACGGGGACGGGCTGGAGTTGACCGACGGCAGTTTCCTGCGCGTGGTCGCAGCACCCGAGGAACTGATGGAGGTCCGTGTGCCCGGCCCGGTGGAGGCTTTCGCGCGGGTCGCCTGGCATCTCGGCAACCGTCACCTGCCGGTGCAGATCGTCGGCGACAGCATCCGCCTTCGCCGCGACCATGTGATCGAGGACATGCTGAAAGGGCTGGGCGCCGAGGTGCGCGACGTGACGGCCCCCTTCATGCCGGAAGGCGGCGCCTATGGCGGGCATTCGCATGGCGGCGGGCATGGGCATTCGCACTGA
- a CDS encoding glutamate racemase, whose product MLRALVDAAPNRPFVYLGDHAAAPYGPRSEDDIYRLTVAGMDRLFAQGCRLVIIACNTAAAVALRRLQQEWLPSAHPGRNVLGVLVPMVEAITRVPWLIDTVPPDHLAEPHSVGIFATLATVNSGSFLREIGKRASSIRVVQQACPDLVPLIERGASDDEIEPAVAGYVRVLLDKMGGQPLDTVVLGCTHYPLVSHLFARALPPGVEVLCQPTLTARSLDQYLDRHPEYRPEPAERGLRFFTTGDAALVSELAGRFFGHPTPFERLR is encoded by the coding sequence GTGCTGCGCGCCCTGGTGGACGCGGCGCCCAACCGGCCCTTCGTCTATCTCGGCGATCATGCCGCCGCTCCCTACGGCCCGCGCAGCGAGGACGACATCTACCGGCTGACCGTGGCCGGAATGGACCGGCTGTTCGCCCAGGGTTGCCGGCTGGTCATCATCGCCTGCAACACGGCGGCGGCAGTGGCGCTGCGCCGGCTGCAGCAGGAATGGCTGCCGTCGGCCCATCCCGGCCGCAACGTGCTGGGCGTGCTGGTTCCGATGGTGGAGGCGATCACCCGTGTTCCCTGGTTGATCGACACCGTTCCGCCCGACCATCTCGCCGAGCCGCACAGCGTCGGAATCTTCGCCACCCTGGCGACGGTCAATTCCGGCTCCTTCTTGCGGGAGATCGGCAAGCGTGCATCGTCCATCCGCGTCGTGCAGCAGGCCTGCCCCGACCTCGTGCCGCTGATCGAGCGCGGTGCGTCGGATGACGAAATCGAACCGGCGGTCGCCGGCTATGTCCGCGTGCTGCTGGACAAGATGGGCGGGCAACCGCTGGATACGGTGGTGCTGGGCTGCACCCACTACCCGCTGGTCAGCCACCTGTTCGCCCGCGCGCTGCCGCCGGGGGTGGAGGTGCTGTGTCAGCCGACTCTGACCGCCCGCTCGCTGGATCAGTATCTCGACCGCCATCCCGAGTATCGGCCCGAACCGGCCGAGCGGGGACTGCGGTTCTTCACCACCGGGGACGCGGCGCTGGTCAGCGAACTGGCCGGCCGCTTCTTCGGCCACCCGACCCCCTTCGAACGGCTTCGCTGA
- the ureC gene encoding urease subunit alpha yields the protein MAHRIDRAEYAALYGPTTGDRVRLADTDLIVEVERDHTVYGEEVKFGGGKVIRDGMGQSQRSRHQGAVDTVITNALIIDHWGIVKADIGITGGRIAAIGKAGNPDIQPGVDIIVGPGTEVIAGEGKIVTAGGIDAHIHFICPQQVDEALNSGVTTMLGGGTGPAAGTSATTCTPGPWHMERMLQAAEGLPINLGFFGKGNASRPDALLEQIAAGACGLKLHEDWGTTPDAIDTCLTVADQLDVQVAIHTDTLNESGFVEDTIAAFKGRTIHTFHTEGAGGGHAPDIIRVASLGNVLPSSTNPTRPFTINTVDEHLDMLMVCHHLSPRIPEDVAFAESRIRRETIAAEDILHDLGVFSMISSDSQAMGRLGEVIIRTWQTAHKMKLQRGRLPQETGDNDNFRVKRYIAKYTINPALSHGIGHVVGSVEVGKLADLVVWSPAFFGVKPDMVIKCGTIAAALMGDPNASIPTPQPVHYRPMFGAFGRAMQASSVTFVSAKALELEVGRQLGLHRELIAVRGTRSVGKKDMIHNDATPHIEVDPETYEVRADGQLLTCEPADVLPMAQRYFLF from the coding sequence ATGGCGCACCGCATCGACCGGGCCGAATATGCGGCCCTCTACGGCCCGACCACCGGCGACCGTGTCCGGCTGGCCGACACCGACCTGATCGTGGAAGTCGAACGCGACCACACCGTCTATGGCGAAGAGGTGAAATTCGGCGGCGGCAAGGTGATCCGCGACGGCATGGGCCAAAGCCAGCGCTCGCGCCACCAGGGGGCGGTCGACACCGTCATCACCAACGCGCTGATCATCGACCATTGGGGCATCGTCAAGGCCGACATCGGCATCACCGGCGGGCGCATCGCCGCCATCGGCAAGGCCGGCAACCCCGACATCCAGCCAGGCGTCGACATCATCGTCGGTCCGGGCACCGAGGTGATCGCGGGTGAGGGCAAGATCGTCACCGCCGGCGGGATCGACGCCCACATCCATTTCATCTGCCCGCAGCAGGTGGACGAGGCGCTGAACAGCGGCGTCACCACCATGCTGGGCGGCGGCACCGGCCCGGCCGCCGGCACCTCGGCCACCACCTGCACGCCGGGGCCGTGGCATATGGAGCGGATGCTCCAGGCCGCCGAAGGTCTGCCGATCAACCTGGGCTTCTTCGGCAAGGGCAACGCCAGCCGTCCCGACGCGCTGCTGGAGCAGATCGCCGCCGGCGCCTGCGGCCTGAAGCTGCATGAGGATTGGGGCACCACGCCCGACGCCATCGACACCTGCCTGACGGTGGCCGACCAGCTCGACGTCCAGGTGGCGATCCACACCGACACGCTGAACGAATCCGGCTTCGTCGAGGACACCATCGCGGCGTTCAAGGGCCGCACCATCCACACCTTCCACACCGAAGGGGCGGGCGGCGGCCATGCGCCGGACATCATCCGGGTGGCCAGCCTCGGCAACGTGCTGCCCAGCTCGACCAACCCGACGCGGCCCTTCACCATCAACACGGTGGACGAGCATCTCGACATGCTGATGGTGTGCCATCACCTCAGCCCGCGCATCCCGGAGGATGTCGCCTTCGCCGAAAGCCGCATCCGGCGCGAGACCATCGCGGCGGAGGACATCCTGCACGACCTGGGCGTCTTCTCCATGATCTCGTCGGACAGCCAGGCGATGGGCCGGCTGGGCGAGGTGATCATCCGCACCTGGCAGACCGCCCACAAGATGAAGCTCCAGCGCGGCCGGCTGCCGCAGGAGACCGGCGACAACGACAATTTCCGGGTCAAGCGCTACATCGCCAAATACACCATCAACCCGGCGCTGTCGCACGGCATCGGCCATGTCGTCGGCTCGGTCGAGGTCGGCAAGCTGGCCGATCTGGTGGTGTGGTCGCCGGCCTTCTTCGGTGTGAAGCCGGACATGGTCATCAAGTGCGGCACCATCGCCGCTGCGCTGATGGGCGATCCCAACGCCTCGATCCCGACGCCGCAGCCGGTGCACTACCGCCCGATGTTCGGCGCCTTCGGCCGGGCGATGCAGGCCAGCAGCGTCACCTTCGTCAGCGCCAAGGCGCTGGAACTGGAGGTCGGCCGGCAACTCGGCCTGCACCGCGAGCTGATCGCCGTCCGTGGCACCCGCAGCGTCGGCAAGAAGGACATGATCCACAACGACGCCACCCCGCACATCGAGGTGGACCCGGAAACCTACGAGGTGCGGGCGGACGGGCAGCTGCTGACCTGCGAACCGGCCGACGTCCTGCCGATGGCGCAGCGGTATTTCCTGTTCTGA
- a CDS encoding urease subunit beta codes for MKPGEIFPAAGEIVLNDGRATVELDVANAGDRPIQVGSHFHFYETNSALTFDREKARGFRLDIPAGTAVRFEPGQTRPVKLVAYGGDRVVIGFNRKVNGAL; via the coding sequence ATGAAACCCGGTGAAATCTTTCCGGCGGCCGGCGAGATCGTGCTGAATGACGGGCGCGCCACCGTCGAACTCGACGTCGCCAATGCCGGCGACCGGCCGATCCAGGTCGGCTCGCACTTCCACTTCTACGAAACCAACAGCGCGCTGACCTTCGACCGCGAGAAGGCGCGCGGCTTCCGGCTCGACATTCCCGCCGGGACGGCGGTGCGCTTCGAGCCCGGCCAGACCCGTCCTGTGAAGCTCGTCGCCTATGGCGGCGACCGGGTGGTGATCGGCTTCAACCGCAAGGTCAACGGCGCCCTCTGA
- a CDS encoding urease subunit gamma, with product MNLTGREKDKLLVAMAAMVARRRLERGVKLNHPEAVALITDYVVEGARDGRTVAELMRDGATVLTRDQVMEGIPEMIHDIQVEATFPDGTKLVTVHQPIR from the coding sequence ATGAACCTGACAGGGCGCGAGAAGGACAAGCTGCTCGTCGCGATGGCGGCGATGGTGGCGCGGCGGCGGTTGGAGCGCGGCGTCAAGCTGAACCATCCGGAGGCGGTCGCCCTCATCACCGATTACGTGGTCGAAGGCGCCCGTGACGGCCGCACGGTGGCCGAACTGATGCGCGACGGGGCGACCGTCCTGACCCGCGATCAGGTGATGGAGGGCATCCCCGAGATGATCCACGACATCCAGGTCGAGGCGACCTTCCCCGACGGCACCAAGCTCGTCACCGTCCACCAGCCGATCCGTTGA
- a CDS encoding urease accessory protein UreD, with protein sequence MAVADRPEDSARGEHAREEKKVAVHGAATVRFEHRHGETRLATLYHHDPLRVLMPTPRRGDLPIAVLATTSGGMVGGDRMDIALAVGPGAKALITTQAAEKVYRSTGADCRIDTALSVEDGAWLEWMPQEAIVFEGSRLRRLTRIDLSGDGRAIAGEMLVFGRAAFGETVTRGLIRDAWEVARDGRLIWVDALHLDDDIAEALAHPAGFGGAAACATLLHAAADAARHLDAIRALAEPLEGARIGVTALDGLLIVRILGGDARAVRGAYAALWSGLRAEAAGLPTRLPRLWEV encoded by the coding sequence GTGGCGGTGGCCGACAGGCCGGAAGACTCTGCGCGTGGGGAGCATGCGCGTGAGGAAAAGAAGGTCGCCGTCCATGGCGCCGCCACCGTCCGGTTCGAACATCGGCACGGTGAAACGCGGCTGGCGACGCTCTATCACCACGACCCGTTGCGGGTGCTGATGCCGACGCCGCGCCGCGGCGACCTTCCCATCGCGGTGCTCGCCACCACGTCCGGCGGCATGGTCGGCGGCGACCGCATGGACATCGCCCTCGCGGTTGGGCCGGGGGCGAAGGCCCTGATCACCACCCAGGCGGCCGAGAAGGTCTATCGCTCCACCGGGGCCGACTGCCGCATCGACACCGCTCTGTCGGTGGAGGATGGCGCGTGGCTGGAATGGATGCCGCAGGAAGCCATCGTCTTCGAAGGCTCCCGCCTGCGCCGCCTGACGCGGATCGACCTGTCGGGCGACGGCCGCGCCATCGCCGGCGAGATGCTGGTCTTCGGCCGCGCCGCCTTCGGTGAGACCGTCACCCGCGGCCTGATCCGCGACGCCTGGGAGGTCGCCCGCGACGGCCGTCTGATCTGGGTCGACGCCCTGCATCTCGACGACGACATCGCCGAGGCGCTGGCCCATCCCGCCGGCTTCGGCGGGGCCGCTGCCTGCGCCACCCTTCTCCATGCCGCTGCCGACGCCGCCCGCCATCTCGATGCGATCCGGGCGCTGGCCGAGCCGCTTGAGGGCGCCCGCATCGGCGTCACCGCGCTGGACGGCTTGCTGATCGTCCGCATCCTCGGTGGAGACGCCCGTGCGGTGCGTGGCGCCTATGCGGCGCTGTGGTCCGGCCTGCGCGCCGAGGCTGCCGGGCTGCCGACCCGTCTGCCGCGGCTGTGGGAGGTCTGA
- a CDS encoding LuxR C-terminal-related transcriptional regulator, which translates to MVDEQPMVRHGFALSIGEICPGTRVLEAGSLDEALDIGRKTPELALVLYDPGPQRGEEAEASGGAIVGLRRLKETLGEVPVLILTNSDEVADIVDSVRMGARGYVLKTSPPEVLEHAISLALSGDVFLPLPRAVLNGALSEGPRGNDDILDRLTDRQRDVFELLLAGHSNKEIARGLGVLEGTVKVHVRAIMQKLGVRNRTQVAVVAARNGCFNGEG; encoded by the coding sequence GTGGTCGACGAGCAGCCGATGGTCCGCCACGGCTTCGCCCTGTCCATCGGCGAGATCTGTCCCGGAACGCGCGTGCTGGAGGCCGGGTCGTTGGATGAAGCGCTGGACATCGGCCGCAAGACTCCCGAACTGGCCCTGGTCCTGTACGATCCGGGTCCACAGCGCGGGGAAGAGGCGGAGGCGAGCGGCGGCGCCATTGTCGGCCTGCGCCGCCTGAAGGAGACGCTGGGCGAGGTGCCCGTGCTGATCCTGACCAACTCCGACGAGGTGGCCGACATCGTCGACAGCGTCCGCATGGGCGCCCGCGGCTATGTGCTGAAGACCAGCCCGCCGGAGGTGCTGGAGCATGCCATCTCGCTGGCGCTCAGCGGCGACGTCTTCCTGCCGCTGCCGCGCGCCGTGCTGAACGGGGCGCTGAGCGAGGGGCCGCGCGGCAACGACGACATTCTGGACCGGCTGACCGACCGCCAGCGCGACGTGTTCGAACTGCTGCTGGCCGGTCATTCGAACAAGGAGATCGCCCGCGGCCTCGGCGTGCTGGAAGGCACGGTGAAGGTGCATGTCCGCGCCATCATGCAGAAGCTGGGCGTGCGCAACCGCACCCAGGTCGCGGTGGTTGCCGCCCGCAACGGCTGTTTCAACGGCGAAGGCTGA
- a CDS encoding LuxR C-terminal-related transcriptional regulator gives MKTWTVMLVDHDRLFSAALATLIGGGPFRVSAHAASADDALDLIADGDQPDMIVLALQDGMPEEIAGIRRLREGTSARIVVLADTIADRSLSQSLKAGADAYLNKSMSSESLLRSLRLVMLGEVVYPTHVAGLLMAAANERPQHTPTPIAMPPSGDLSKREVQILRCLLAGQSNKAIARNLHITESTVKMHFKNVMRKINAQNRTQAAVWAIQNGLSPLVTA, from the coding sequence ATGAAGACATGGACTGTGATGCTGGTCGACCATGACCGGCTGTTTTCGGCGGCCCTGGCAACGCTGATCGGCGGCGGCCCCTTCCGGGTCAGCGCCCACGCAGCCAGCGCCGACGACGCGCTCGACCTGATTGCCGACGGCGACCAGCCCGACATGATCGTGCTGGCGCTTCAGGACGGCATGCCCGAGGAGATCGCCGGCATCCGCCGCCTGCGCGAAGGCACGTCGGCGCGGATCGTCGTGCTGGCCGACACCATCGCCGACCGCAGCCTGTCGCAGTCGCTGAAGGCAGGCGCCGACGCCTATCTGAACAAGAGCATGTCGAGCGAGAGCCTGCTGCGCTCCCTTCGGCTGGTGATGCTGGGCGAGGTGGTCTATCCCACCCATGTCGCCGGCCTGCTGATGGCCGCGGCGAACGAGCGCCCGCAGCACACGCCGACGCCCATCGCCATGCCGCCCAGTGGCGACCTGTCGAAGCGCGAGGTGCAGATCCTGCGCTGCCTTCTGGCCGGCCAGTCGAACAAGGCCATCGCGCGCAACCTGCACATCACGGAATCGACCGTGAAGATGCATTTCAAGAACGTGATGCGGAAGATCAACGCGCAGAACCGCACCCAGGCCGCGGTGTGGGCGATCCAGAACGGGTTGTCGCCGCTGGTGACGGCGTAG
- a CDS encoding type 1 glutamine amidotransferase domain-containing protein, whose translation MAQKLDGKTVAVLATDGFEQVELTEPVKALRDAGATVHVVAPKAGQIQGWNHHDRGDMVDVDVTLDQADAGLYDALLLPGGVINPDALRLEPKAIDFVKSFVTSGRPIAAICHGPWTLIDADGVRGKRMTSWPSLQADLRNAGVNWVDEQVVTDRGLVTSRKPDDIPAFCRKMIEEFCEGRHTGHRHAAE comes from the coding sequence ATGGCTCAGAAACTCGACGGCAAGACCGTCGCCGTCCTCGCCACCGACGGCTTCGAACAGGTGGAACTGACCGAACCGGTGAAGGCGCTCCGCGACGCCGGCGCCACCGTGCATGTGGTCGCGCCCAAGGCCGGGCAGATCCAGGGCTGGAATCACCATGACCGCGGCGACATGGTCGATGTGGACGTCACGCTCGACCAGGCCGATGCCGGCCTCTATGATGCACTGCTGCTGCCGGGGGGCGTGATCAACCCGGATGCGCTGAGGCTGGAGCCCAAGGCGATCGATTTCGTGAAGAGCTTCGTCACGTCCGGGCGGCCCATCGCGGCGATCTGCCATGGCCCCTGGACGCTGATCGATGCCGATGGTGTGCGCGGCAAGCGCATGACCAGCTGGCCGTCGCTGCAGGCCGACCTGCGCAACGCGGGCGTCAACTGGGTGGACGAGCAGGTGGTGACCGACCGCGGGCTTGTCACCTCGCGCAAGCCAGACGACATCCCGGCCTTCTGCCGCAAAATGATCGAGGAGTTCTGCGAAGGCCGGCACACGGGCCATCGTCACGCGGCGGAGTAG